One segment of Cutaneotrichosporon cavernicola HIS019 DNA, chromosome: 4 DNA contains the following:
- a CDS encoding uncharacterized protein (ABC-2 type transporter) — protein sequence MALNSPPTNWTVLKGSVAVFDNLSYDVKNKNGTTRLVDNVSVKVSQGQMLAILGPSGAGKSTLLDIMSFRKRAMDGGSIRLNGTNMTASTMSEVSSFVEQDDEHYGVLTVRETIAYAARLANTGRTRVETRMRVDDIISALGLQSCQNLKIGTPIQRGVSGGQKRRVTVGTGLVTYPRILFLDEPTSGLDSASAREVITSIRRIAQAEGIIVIATIHSPSIDTLQLFDQIMVLAKGRTAFRGSLSNAETRCLSIGQPMPAFHNPADHLLDLVATDFGEDDKMPILQALYNAQREIDLADSTSEHSAETPNEITIARKPFMHNLAVVGVLSERTVLNYARNLLAYGVRLGMYIGMGVMIATIWIRLGDSDGIINDRLSVHFFSVAFLAFMSVAGIPAFLEERSVFVRERRNGLYGPTAFILSNTIVLLPFLFACTLFYSLIIYWAIGLHPGATNFFRFLAFLFLALLVAEVQVQLIAGLVPIFIAALALTAFMNGFWMCVQGYFIRARSLPRFWFYSFHFMDFQTFAFEILAKNDLFGEVFKCNTGVFPDGSCQCAYPPSAATIAQYGECKVTGQDVLHYLEFAGIPVGGYTGILVGIFVIYRTLLWVVLKIRRS from the exons ATGGCACTGAACTCGCCTCCAACAAACTGGACGGTGCTCAAGGGCTCCGTCGCCGTCTTTGACAACCTCTCATACGATGTCAAGAACAAGAACGGCACCACCCGCCTCGTTGACAATGTCTCCGTAAAGGTCTCTCAGGGTCAA AtgctcgccatcctcggccCTTC CGGCGCCGGCAAGTCGACTCTGCTCGACATCATGTCGTTTCGCAAAAGGGCCATGGATGGAGGCAGC ATCCGCCTTAACGGTACCAACATGACCGCCtccaccatgtccgagGTCTCGTCGTTTGTCGAgcaggacgacgagcactATGGCGTCCTCACTGTCCGTGAGACTATTGCCTACGCCGCTCGCCTGGCCAACACGGGTCGCACCAGGGTCGAGACGCGCATGCGCGTGGACGACATTATCTCTGCTCTTGGTCTTCAGTCTTGCCAGAACCTCAAGATCGGTACGCCCATCCAGCGCGGTGTCTCTGGCGGTCAGAAGCGCCGCGTTACCGTCGGCACCGGCCTCGTTACCTATCCTCGCATCCTGTTCCTTGATGAGCCAACCTCTGGCTTGGACTCGGCTTCCGCTCGCGAAGTCATCACGTCCATCCGCCGCATTGCCCAAGCCGAGGGTATCATCGTCATCGCGACCATCCACAGCCCCAGCATCGACACTCTCCAGCTCTTCGACCAGATCATGGTTCTCGCCAAGGGCCGCACCGCCTTCCGCGGGTCCTTGAGCAACGCCGAAACCCGCTGCCTGTCCATCGGGCAGCCCATGCCGGCGTTCCACAACCCTGCCGACCACctactcgacctcgtcgccaccgaTTTCGGGGAAGACGACAAGATGCCCATCCTCCAAGCACTGTACAATGCCCAGAGAGAGATCGATTTGGCCGATAGCACGAGTGAGCACTCGGCCGAGACGCCCAACGAGATCACCATCGCCCGCAAGCCCTTTATGCacaacctcgccgtcgtcggtgtACTTTCCGAACGCACCGTCCTCAACTACGCGCGCAACCTCCTGGCCTACGGCGTCCGTCTGGGCATGTACATCGGCATGGGCGTGATGATCGCGACGATCTGGATTCGCCTCGGCGACTCTGACGGCATTATCAACGACCGTCTGTCCGTCCACTTCTTCTCCGTCGCTTTCCTGGCATTCATGAGTGTCGCCGGTATCCCCGCCTTCTTGGAGGAGCGGTCCGTCTTCGTCCGCGAACGCCGTAATGGCCTGTATGGACCGACCGCGTTCATTCTCTCCAACACGATCGTCTTGCTTCCCTTCCTCTTTGCGTGCACACTCTTCTACTCACTCATCATCTACTGGGCAATCGGGCTGCACCCGGGAGCAACCAACTTCTTCCGGTTCCTCGCGTTCCTGTTCCtggctctcctcgtcgcagAGGTGCAGGTACAGCTCATTGCGGGTTTGGTGCCGATCTTTATCGCTGCGCTTGCCCTCACTGCCTTCATGAACGGCTTCTGGATGTGCGTCCAAGGCTACTTTATCCGGGCACGCTCTCTCCCCCGCTTCTGGTTCTACAGCTTT CACTTTATGGACTTCCAGACCTTTGCGTTTGAAATCCTGGCAAAAAACGACCTCTTCGGTGAGGTCTTCAAATGCAACACGGGTGTGTTCCCCGACGGCTCGTGCCAGTGCGCGTACCCACCCTCGGCCGCCACCATTGCTCAGTACGGCGAGTGCAAGGTCACTGGCCAAG ATGTCCTCCACTACCTCGAGTTCGCTGGAATCCCAGTTGGTGGATACACTggcatcctcgtcggcatctTCGTCATCTACCGCACCCTCCTCTGGGTTGTGCTCAAGATCCGCAGGTCTTAG
- the FAR11 gene encoding uncharacterized protein (cell cycle arrest in response to pheromone-related protein): protein MWMEGLLKSQEKPQLQNLRPRSGGEGSGPPMSPTEDMTDTMTLEQQMRAAAAQQKTQLFDYRYDDTDTLMNEFDEFYPYNEMAHVAENRNRFAGSFDGEWTSASLAKRRGYIETQLEYLESPVDEQRRAAQGRLLYLLQGCFAETKSPEMQLHWIIENAKLLRSVDGVSTLVYSLREAARRYDATDVLERAPASMQMRERAGSTNLVPTDPFDTHSSELMDVLAMLYFVVEVFRSDESFGDELMTLNPPLPLMLVGMVAGLKDRLVPRGYPVKKVLLLLWKTLLACLGGMREAAKTKALSRELAGLGPEEKEFAKTTPIDIANWRRDTSTKYPTFAPSSSQGTGVPVSTEALADSIRPLPARPNYHSTEIPSSSSSPFSPSNHPSMPQPGTPAPTPPQTPQQRPKKLQFQTDPTRPFVFPYSQSTQGPPASLVPYAIEEADQLYNSHLFVSLGLYQLWEAREDCLREERGLGRSGLIGFSNMHLDDDEDRAAEDAMQRDWHYEEEEMRAEAKDDSEGIKLAKEKRAAARRLYRVEVLYRSMLPMMQNTVIVLLKLLLATVTGSGTQPQHLSQSMGGQGMTSPTQDMPPHQDLPPPTKEEIDIARHREITSKAVSAIILLLLKWFKASHILKFHHLTSLLLDSNCLVLVLKIFNLQEISQMVQSKNEMPECAFFRYLHLHGSGENKPLDEILEILKPPNNTNKPETVVEENGEEVELVHDYSWRNFFAAINLVKILQKITKHRTHRILLMCQYKSSSILKRVLRVNQPMLQLQVLKLVKSHMPYCGRKWRSTNMKIITSIYLNCRPELRNDWLVGVEADLEAEDQLVGKPQELALRSLIAFYNKRHYAAHLAPSALVEPAHRRTDSTSGAMFDEHSLAASRRRSRLDSISSSEHDLFPPNRTSADMSYNPDGMIEFWMNEYEDVLREVFGEGTSEEDWDEYGEVRPDASPGAPGPAERDDAAWIRLGQLMRRSGDDDSISDISDSESVVTVGELGEDARLEAEEEGRSMFAAMQQRKQRRPSQDESTWENMSPTLKLLPRSPTDRRRSSSGGSPLRPVMGLGPMSDDLGDVFDEDMELPGPMPINTGTRDEIEREHSAVDEVEYLFNE, encoded by the exons ATGTGGATGGAAGGACTGCTCAAGTCGCAGGAGAAACCGCAGTTGCAGAACTTGCGGCCTCGGTCGGGGGGTGAGGGGTCTGGTCCACCCATGTCACCGACCGAAGATATGACGGATACCATGACCCTCGAGCAGCAgatgcgcgccgcggcTGCGCAGCAGAAG ACGCAACTCTTCGACTACCGATACGACGACACGGACACGCTCATGAACGAATTCGACGAGTTCTATCCCTACAACGAGATGGCACATGTTGCTGAGAACCGCAACCGCTTCGCGGGGAGCTTTGATGGCG AATGGACAAGCGCGAGCCTCGCCAAGCGAAGGGGATATATCGAGACACAGCTCGAATACCTCGAAAGCCCCGTCGATGAGCAAagacgcgccgcgcaggGCCGCCTCTTGTATCTCCTACAAGGGTGTTTTGCCGAGACAAAGTCGCCCGAGATGCAGTTACACTGGATCATCGAGAatgccaagctcctccGCAGCGTCGATGGTGTCTCTACACTGGTGTATAGCCTtcgcgaggcggcgagacGATACGACGCCACCGA TgttctcgagcgcgcacCGGCTTCTATGCAGATGCGCGAACGGGCCGGATCGACCAACCTTGTCCCCACTGATCCGTTCGATACCCATTCGTCGGAGCTCATGGACGTCCTCGCTATGCTCTATTttgtcgtcgaggtgtTTAGGAGCGACGAGTCctttggcgacgagctca TGACGTTGAATCCTCCACTTCCGCTCATGCTCGTGGGCATGGTTGCTGGTCTCAAGGACCGCCTGGTACCACGAGGCTATCCAGTCAAGAAGGTGCTCCTGTTATTGTGGAAGACACTGCTCGCCTGTCTCGGCGGCATGCGCGAGGCAGCCAAGACGAAAGCACTATCGCGCGAGCTAGCTGGTCTAGGACCGGAAGAGAAGG agTTTGCCAAGACGACGCCAATAGACATTGCCAACTGGCGCCGCGACACATCGACAAAGTATCCGACCTTTgcgccgtcgtcatcacAAGGTACGGGTGTGCCCGTGTCCACAGAAGCGTTGGCGGACAGCATCAGGCCTCTCCCAGCCCGGCCCAACTACCACTCCACCGAGATCCCTAGCAGCTCCTCCAGTCCCTTCAGTCCATCCAACCACCCCTCCATGCCACAACCCGGCACCCCAGCGCCAACACCACCGCAGACACCACAGCAACGCCCGAAGAAACTACAGTTCCAGACCGACCCCACGCGACCATTCGTCTTCCCCTATTCCCAATCGACGCAGGGCCCGCCAGCCAGCCTCGTGCCCTACGCCATTGAGGAGGCAGACCAGCTCTACAACTCTCACCTCTTCGTCTCGCTCGGTCTGTATCAGCTCtgggaggcgcgcgaggatTGTTTGAGAGAGGAGCGTGGACTGGGGCGTTCAGGTCTCATCGGCTTTTCGAACATGCacctggacgacgacgaggaccgcgcggccgaggacgccatGCAGCGAGACTGGCATTacgaagaggaggagatgagggCAGAAGCAAAGGACGATAGTGAGGGCATCAAGctggccaaggagaagcgcgcggcggcgcggcggctgtaccgcgtcgaggtgctcTAC cgctCCATGCTCCCGATGATGCAGAACACGGTAATCGTGCTCCTCAAGTTGCTACTGGCCACCGTGACTGGTTCAGGAACGCAGCCCCAACATCTCAGCCAGAGTATGGGAGGGCAAGGGatgacctcgccaacccaGGACATGCCTC CACATCAAGATCTCCCTCCGCCAaccaaggaggagatcgaCATTGCACGCCACAGGGAGATTACCTCCAAGGCAGTCTCGGCCATCATTCTCCTACTGCTCAAGTGGTTCAAGGCGTCCC ACATCCTCAAGTTCCACCACCTCACGTCGCTACTCCTCGACTCGAACTGTCTAGTCCTCGTGCTCAAGATTTTCAACTTGCAGGAAATCTCGCAGATGGTACAGTCCAAGAATGAGATGCCCGAGTGCGCCTTTTTCCGCTACTTGCATCTTCACGGGTCGGGCGAGAACAAGCCCCTCGACGAGATTCTGGAGATTCTTAAGCCCCCGAACAACACCAACAAGCCCGAgacggtggtggaggagaacggggaagaggtcgagctcgtccacGACTACTCGTGGCGCAACTTCTTTGCGGCAATCAACCTTGTCAAGATCCTGCAAAAGATCACCAAGCACCGCACGCACCGCATCCTGCTCATGTGCCAGTACAAGAGCAGCTCGATCCTCAAGCGCGTACTGCGTGTCAACCAGCCGATGCTCCAGCTCCAGGTGCTCAAGCTTGTCAAGTCCCACATGCCATATTGTGGACGCAAGTGGCGTTCGA CCAACATGAAGATAATCACCTCAATCTACCTCAACTGCAGGCCTGAGCTGCGCAACGACTGGCTGGTGGGTGTGGAGGCTGACCTCGAGGCAGAGGACCAGCTGGTCGGCAAGCCACAGGAGCTGGCACTTCGGTCCCTCATTGCGTTCTACAACAAGCGCCACTACGCGGCGCACCTGGCTCCCAgtgcgctcgtcgagccgGCTCACCGGCGGACAGACTCGACGAGTGGTGCGATGTTCGACGAGCACAGTCtggccgccagccgccgacGTTCTCGGCTCGACTCGATCTCATCGTCTGAACACGACCTGTTCCCACCCAACCGCACATCCGCTGACATGTCGTACAACCCAGACGGCATGATCGAGTTCTGGATGAACGAGTACGAGGACGTCCTGCGCGAGGTCTTTGGCGAGGGCaccagcgaggaggactgGGACGAGTACGGCGAGGTGCGACCGGACGCATCGCCCGGTGCACCTGGCCCCGCAGAGCGTGACGACGCCGCGTGGATCCGGCTCGGCCAGTTGATGCGGCGAAGtggggacgacgacagcatTTCAGATATTTCAGACTCTGAGAGCGTCGTGACGgtgggcgagctgggcgaggacgcgcgcctcgaggccgaggaggagggccggaGTATGTTTGCAGCGATGCAGCAGCGCAAGCAACGTCGCCCAAGCCAGGATGAGAGCACGTGGGAG AATATGTCGCCGACGCTCAAGCTGCTTCCGCGCAGCCCGACTGACCGGcgccgctcgagctcgggcgGCTCGCCTCTGCGCCCTGTGATGGGTCTGGGCCCGATGAGcgatgacctcggcgacgtgtTTGACGAGGATATGGAACTACCAGGCCCGATGCCTATCAACACGGGCACGCGCGATGAGATAGAGCGCGAGCACTCGGCCGTCGATGAGGTCGAGTATCTCTTT AACGAGTAG
- the CYT2 gene encoding uncharacterized protein (BAG domain), with translation MRFFSTETQEPPATPTPKAAASTSQLPPDHPPVPEGATCPVDESARATWLQVSEAEAASHPLKAASSSQARTGRLSHEREVSSIPRAASATYAFPEEQAAKPVAGEETGNWVYPSEQQFFNAMMRKNHNPKAGDMRTIVPIHNAVNEKAWEEVLMWEAGKGGDRCGGARLSSFVGRPKERSPKAWVKTMFGYTAPFDRHDWIVDRCGKPIRYVIDFYTGKPNPAAPDMPTFYLDVRPALDDWEHVKTRMSRLFQ, from the exons atgcgcttcttctcgaccgAAACGCAGGAACCACCAGCTACTCCAACCCCAAAAGCGGCCGCCTCAACGTCCCAGCTGCCACCTGACCACCCCCCCGTCCCCGAGGGCGCCACTTGTCCCGTGGACGAGTCGGCACGCGCGACCTGGCTACAGGTAtctgaggccgaggccgcaTCGCACCCGCTCAAGGCGGCTTCATCTTCACAGGCCAGGACTGGGCGGCTGAGCCACGAGCGCGAAGTGTCGTCTATCCCCCGGGCGGCATCGGCGACCTATGCATTCCCCGAGGAGCAGGCTGCCAAGCCTGTTgctggcgaggagacgggtAACTGGGTGTATCCGTCCGAACAGCAGTTCTTCAACGCCATGATGCGCAAGAATCATAATCCAAAGGCGGGGGATATGCGGACTATTGTGCCGATTCACAACGCCGTCAATGAGAAGGcttgggaggaggtgcttATGTGGGAGGCGGGTAAGGGCGGAGATCGGTGTGGTGGCGCCCGGCTTAGTTCTTTTGTTGGGAGGCCGAAGGAGCGATCACCGAAGGCTTGGGTCAAGACTATGTTCGG CTACACCGCTCCCTTCGACCGCCACGACTGGATCGTGGACCGGTGCGGCAAGCCGATCCGCTACGTGATCGACTTCTACACAGGCAAGCCCAACCCGGCGGCCCCCGACATGCCGACGTTCTACCTCGACGTCCGCCCTGCTCTCGACGACTGGGAGCACGTCAAGACCCGCATGTCGCGGTTGTTCCAGTAA
- the SST2 gene encoding uncharacterized protein (Regulator of G protein signalling domain) translates to MSAPVSSQSSHLMKTTRRGRPFVKDTHDLFATMIVSLRLEPHRSFFKTYPNSFTTDEACVNLSSLKFSQSNRSADPKDPSRIITTTTTTTFTMSRDMARGVGQHLMEAHLVENATDLSSKVFKDRGVFMLTPKGLHILERFITKNGISADHLLRVFATQPICMKLLHLERRTQDDEILITKSVIEVLFRRFVGREPNVSRLMDDELMAQYHSRPHARAPPLPPGEECDRTLGVIVRRLPPPATDKKRGDEYHFSALQAVDWMCDFTTIIGVDEAAEVLGQFARYGFISLVSDKSKVKESNVVVQVRAGGAGGGAGALMPEAEFRATDKAIYRVTKEGVQVAKWDQPRQVVDRSTLQSNRAASESVQDVRPGAANPTKSLASATDMSLARRTSVSDRLRAEFLVEGQDEKVKDSHTARLKQILEEPALRSLFREFLRANFCEENLSFWLDVQDFKRRFNTSSSAAAAPGALPTQSGQGLQAMERHQQDLISMAFVIYNTYLAPASPCELNIDHQLRGELISYMNEILEDKNADKAEILPGVGNSLHASQLQNMVFLYERIQTHIFRLMATDSVPKFVKTERFLSLMRSVFQYNEDGEEQATMPATAVDKVAQAVKPQDISRAYLTVSNAANEKHHMTGTGM, encoded by the exons ATGTCCGCTCCAGTGTCGTCCCAGTCGTCCCATTTGATGAAGACCACCCGTAGGGGGAGGCCATTCGTCAAG GACACACACGACTTGTTTGCCACCATGATCGTGTCTCTGCGTCTCGAACCCCACCGCTCCTTCTTCAAAACGTACCCAAACAGCTTTACAAC CGACGAAGCATGTGTCAACCTCTCCTCGCTCAAGTTTTCCCAGTCCAACCGCTCCGCAGACCCCAAGGACCCATCTCGCATCATCACCACGACAACCACTACTACCTTTACCATGTCGCGCGATATGGCCCGGGGCGTTGGACAACACTTGATGGAGGCCCACCTGGTTGAAAACGCCACAGACCTGAGCTCTAAAGTGTTCAAGGATCGTGGCGTTTTCATGCTCACCCCTAAAGGGTTGCACATTCTTGAGCGTTTCATTACCAAGAACGGCATCTCTGCCGACCATCTCCTCCGCGTGTTCGCCACCCAGCCCATTTGCATGAAGCTGCtccacctcgagcgccgaaCCCAGGATGACGAGATTCTAATTACCAAGTCGGTCATCGAGGTCCTCTTCCGCCGCTTTGTGGGGCGGGAACCCAACGTCTCCCGTCTTATGGATGACGAGCTCATGGCGCAGTACCACTCCCGTCCCCACGCCCGTGCCCCTCCTCTGCCACCAGGAGAGGAGTGTGACCGCACTCTTGGCGTCATtgtgcgccgcctccccccACCAGCGACGGACAAGAAGAGAGGTGACGAATACCACTTTAGCGCCCTGCAGGCTGTCGACTGGATGTGCGACTTCACCACTATAATCGGTGTTGACGAAGCTGCCGAGGTGCTCGGCCAGTTTGCCCGTTATGGCTTCATCTCATTGGTGTCGGACAAGtccaaggtcaaggagagcaatgtcgtcgtccaggtTCGCGCTGGTGGTGCCGGTGGTGGTGCCGGTGCGCTTATGCCTGAGGCCGAGTTCCGTGCCACAGACAAGGCTATCTACCGCGTTACCAAGGAGGGTGTTCAGGTCGCCAAGTGGGACCAGCCACGCCAGGTTGTTGACCGCTCGACCCTTCAGTCCAACCGGGCTGCGTCCGAGTCGGTGCAGGACGTCCGTCCAGGCGCTGCCAACCCGACCAAGTCGCTGGCTTCTGCCACCGACATGAGCTTGGCTCGTCGCACATCGGTGTCTGACcggctgcgcgccgagTTCCTCGTGGAGGGTCAGGACgagaaggtcaaggactCGCACACTGCCCGTCTCAAGCAGATTCTCGAGGAGCCCGCGCTGCGTTCCCTGTTCCGCGAGTTCCTTCGTGCAAACTTCTGCGAGGAGAACCTCAGCTTCTGGCTCGACGTGCAAGATTTCAAGCGTCGTTTCaacacctcgtcctctgccGCGGCAGCGCCTGGTGCCCTGCCAACACAGAGTGGACAAGGCCTGCAGGCCATGGAGAGGCATCAGCAGGACCTGATCTCCATGGCTTTCGTCATCTACAACA CATACCTTgcgcccgcctcgccttGTGAACTGAACATTGATCACCAACTGCGTGGCGAGCTCATTTCGTACATGAACGAGATCCTGGAGGACAAGAACGCCGACAAGGCTGAGATCCTCCCCGGCGTCGGCAACTCGCTCCACGCCAGCCAGCTCCAGAACATGGTCTTCCTGTACGAGCGCATCCAGACACACATTTTCCGTCTCATGGCCACCGACTCGGTGCCCAAGTTTGTCAAGACGGAGCGCTTCCTCAGCCTCATGCGCTCTGTGTTCCAGTacaacgaggacggcgaggagcaggcTACCATGCCAGCGACTgccgtcgacaaggtcgcTCAGGCGGTCAAGCCGCAGGACATTTCCCGGGCGTACTTGACTGTTTCTAAC GCTGCCAACGAGAAGCACCACATGACCGGCACCGGAATGTAG
- a CDS encoding uncharacterized protein (Xylosidase arabinosidase): protein MSTGPCQPSAPNNGDIIGQVVTGYQGWFTCEGDGSPLKGYWHWAPDRLKPMCKGNCAVISWPDMRYYERQHDTAFAPYPNGTPSRLFSNMDAQTVYAHFRMMQEAEIHAAALQRFVPCGPEGPPRDITTVHVANAAVATGVKWYCMYDVGGWKKMRTELPEDWRTKMSQYASSPVYARQNGKPVVAIWGFGFNDDNHPFSPEECIEVIRWLQSCGLYVIGGVPTWWRKGISDSRDNYHDVYRSFDCISPWMVGRASLTKDLDFYFSECNKGDAEELHSLGIDYQPCVMPGDLATGRRLHGDFYWHHFTNLARLGTTGVGLYVSMFDEYNEGNHIAPTAETSADQPSDFPHPALDEDGTPCTADYYLRLTRDGGNMFRGRLPHTELRPTEPWPGRGPCHRSRQVAIKAMVNGRYVCAEGDGHLINDRERAGAWETWTLEPCPGGTRFKAYTGKYMSAQQEQDKVVANRDTPGAWETFEVNRLDDGRVTIKAWTGKYLQAIPEGKGRMVAGAAEPGWWESFTLEDV from the coding sequence ATGAGCACAGGACCGTGCCAGCCCAGCGCACCAAACAACGGCGACATCATCGGCCAAGTCGTCACCGGCTATCAAGGCTGGTTTAcgtgcgagggcgacggctCGCCGCTCAAGGGATACTGGCATTGGGCGCCGGACCGCCTCAAGCCAATGTGTAAGGGCAACTGTGCAGTCATCTCGTGGCCCGACATGCGATACTACGAGCGACAGCACGACACTGCCTTCGCCCCATATCCAAACGGAACACCCTCGCGTCTCTTCAGCAACATGGACGCACAGACGGTATATGCCCACTTTCGGATGATGCAGGAAGCCGAGatccacgccgccgctctGCAGCGCTTCGTACCCTGTGGTCCCGAgggtcctcctcgcgaTATCACGACCGTGCacgtcgccaacgccgccgtcgcAACCGGAGTCAAGTGGTATTGCATGTACGACGTTGGCGGGTGGAAGAAGATGCGTACCGAACTCCCCGAGGACTGGCGGACCAAGATGAGCCAAtacgcctcgtcgccagtgTATGCGCGCCAAAACGGCAAGCCCGTCGTCGCTATTTGGGGATTCGGCTTCAATGATGATAACCACCCCTTCAGCCCCGAGGAGTGCATCGAGGTTATCCGCTGGCTCCAGAGTTGCGGGCTCTATGTTATTGGCGGTGTGCCAACATGGTGGCGCAAGGGTATTAGCGACAGCCGCGATAATTACCACGACGTGTACCGGAGCTTTGACTGCATCTCGCCATGGATGGTTGGGCGCGCCTCGCTCACCAAGGACCTCGACTTTTACTTTAGCGAGTGCAACAAGGGTGATGCGGAGGAACTACACTCCCTCGGCATCGATTACCAGCCATGTGTAATGCCGGGCGACCTGGCCACAGGACGGCGCCTCCATGGCGATTTTTACTGGCACCACTTTACCAACCTTGCCCGCCTTGGAACTACCGGAGTTGGCCTCTACGTCTCCATGTTTGACGAATACAACGAGGGAAACCATATTGCACCGACAGCCGAAACCAGCGCCGACCAGCCCTCCGACTTTCCCCATCCAGCCCTTGACGAAGACGGTACCCCCTGCACGGCCGACTACTACCTCCGCCTCACCCGCGACGGAGGTAACATGTTCCGCGGCCGCCTGCCCCACACCGAGCTGCGGCCGACCGAACCCTGGCCCGGCCGCGGACCATGTCACCGTTCCCGTCAAGTGGCTATCAAGGCCATGGTCAATGGGCGCTACGTGTGTGCCGAAGGCGACGGACACCTGATCAACGACCGGGAGAGGGCCGGTGCATGGGAGACGTGGACGCTCGAACCTTGTCCTGGAGGAACACGGTTCAAGGCGTACACTGGTAAATATATGAGTGCgcagcaggagcaggacaaggtcgtcgCGAATCGCGATACACCGGGAGCATGGGAGACTTTCGAGGTGAACCGCCTCGATGACGGGCGCGTCACTATCAAAGCCTGGACGGGCAAGTATCTCCAAGCCATTCCGGAGGGGAAGGGTCGCATGGTCGCCGGCGCAGCTGAGCcggggtggtgggagaGCTTTACACTCGAGGACGTGTAG